The Citrifermentans bemidjiense Bem genome window below encodes:
- the cheB gene encoding chemotaxis protein CheB yields MIRLLVVEDSKTVQKALVAAFQADPELQVIGVAESGEEAVEAAARLKPDLITMDLHLSGMNGLDATRAIMSTSPVPIVVVSGKIDTRDSDLLFRFMEAGVLMVLPKPAPVGTPGYAESVASLIHHIKLMSEIKVVRRVFAPGALGQWPKSPLKEPLAPVKVVAIGASTGGPPLLHRILAALPEDFGAAVLVVQHMSVGFTENFVHWLNLHSRMPVRLAAEGTVIAAGEVYVAPDGCHMEATPAGRIALSGAPPENGVRPSIDVLFRSVAKSYGANAAGIILSGMGKDGAVELKTLKGRGGLCIAQNRESSMVFGMPGEAIKIDAVQHVLSPEGIINLLLAVTKKGAQGASK; encoded by the coding sequence ATGATCAGACTACTGGTGGTGGAAGACTCGAAAACGGTGCAGAAGGCTTTGGTGGCGGCCTTTCAGGCGGACCCAGAACTGCAGGTGATAGGCGTCGCGGAAAGCGGCGAGGAGGCGGTAGAGGCCGCCGCGCGCCTGAAGCCCGACCTGATCACCATGGACCTGCACCTCTCCGGAATGAACGGCCTGGACGCGACCCGCGCCATCATGTCCACCTCTCCGGTCCCCATCGTCGTAGTCTCGGGGAAGATCGACACGCGCGATTCGGACCTCCTCTTCCGCTTCATGGAGGCCGGCGTCCTGATGGTGCTCCCAAAGCCCGCCCCGGTGGGAACCCCCGGCTACGCTGAGTCGGTGGCGAGCCTGATCCATCACATAAAGCTCATGTCGGAGATCAAGGTGGTGCGGCGCGTCTTCGCCCCCGGCGCCCTTGGCCAGTGGCCCAAGTCGCCGCTAAAGGAGCCCTTAGCCCCCGTCAAGGTGGTCGCCATCGGGGCCTCGACCGGCGGTCCCCCGCTGCTGCACCGGATCCTCGCCGCGCTTCCTGAAGATTTCGGGGCCGCCGTCCTGGTAGTGCAGCACATGTCAGTAGGCTTCACCGAGAACTTCGTGCACTGGCTGAACCTCCACTCGCGGATGCCGGTGCGGCTTGCCGCCGAAGGGACGGTCATCGCGGCGGGAGAGGTTTACGTGGCGCCGGACGGCTGCCACATGGAAGCTACCCCGGCCGGAAGGATCGCCCTCTCCGGCGCCCCCCCCGAAAACGGGGTCCGCCCCTCCATCGACGTCCTCTTCCGCTCGGTCGCCAAAAGCTACGGCGCCAATGCGGCCGGCATCATCCTCTCCGGGATGGGCAAGGACGGCGCCGTCGAATTGAAGACGCTAAAGGGGCGCGGAGGCCTCTGCATCGCGCAGAACCGCGAAAGCTCCATGGTCTTCGGTATGCCCGGAGAAGCGATAAAGATCGACGCCGTGCAGCACGTGCTCTCCCCCGAGGGGATCATCAACCTGCTTTTGGCGGTTACCAAGAAAGGCGCACAGGGTGCGTCCAAGTAA
- a CDS encoding chemotaxis protein CheW, with protein sequence MEGAIVSTHLLIFALEGQRYALPVSAVVRVVRAAALTPLPKAPEIVLGILDLQGEIIPVINLRKRFRLPERPIGCDDQFLVVRTSNFPVALAVDNTQEVVQLDPDAVVEPEDIVRGTDYLSGVTRNEGGLVLIHDLDTLLFPDEEQQIAKALT encoded by the coding sequence ATGGAGGGAGCGATCGTTTCAACTCACCTACTTATCTTTGCCTTAGAAGGGCAACGCTACGCACTGCCAGTGTCCGCTGTGGTCAGGGTAGTACGCGCTGCGGCCCTCACTCCCCTGCCCAAGGCCCCGGAAATCGTACTGGGGATATTGGACCTCCAGGGGGAGATCATTCCCGTCATCAACCTCAGGAAACGCTTTCGCCTGCCGGAGCGCCCCATCGGCTGCGACGATCAGTTCCTTGTCGTCCGCACTTCGAACTTCCCGGTGGCGCTGGCCGTGGACAACACCCAGGAGGTAGTGCAACTCGACCCGGATGCCGTGGTGGAGCCTGAAGACATCGTGCGAGGGACCGACTACCTCTCCGGAGTGACGAGGAACGAGGGTGGGCTGGTGCTGATCCACGACCTCGACACCCTGCTCTTCCCCGACGAGGAGCAGCAGATCGCAAAGGCCCTGACGTGA
- a CDS encoding hybrid sensor histidine kinase/response regulator — protein MGDTEALMRELLETFELEAQEHIGALATLLVALERENDKAEQARLVESVLRRAHTLKGAAHAVNLVTVAHGCQELESLLASLKRGEISLDLDLFDRLHRDIDAVAGEITSARESLTPPDAASAVTVGGLEPIAAADQAEPHDTSAGAEPTQAPFPEPLKERAPKVPPLASPSAEPAAHAPEAATAAPSARPAPRGPSDETVKVSARLLESLLLQSEELVSAKLSAALLHEEAAALAAELSARGGERLRAMESARKALKQAPMPQEKTLALLVEHGWQNEKALEGRLRHLEKGAEKNLRTLSGMVDPLLGELKKLHLLPFSSLAEPFFKMVRDLARQLDKEAELNCEGTELELDRRILAELKEPLLHLVRNMLDHGIETPAERRLAGKPEKGKLGIELKLKDANRAELTVSDDGCGIDLSQVREAASRLELASREALELTPDHELLQLIFESGVSTSKIVSSISGRGVGLAIVREALERLGGHVTVESARGTGTRFHLHFPLSFAMMRALQVQVAGRDCFLPAANVETSGRVAPDQVKRVENRDTVLLGGEVLALIPLSRLLGLSAPADPERVVSFVVLRAADRRIAFSVDQVVGVQEILLKPLGSQLSRVRNVAGGTVSGDGRVVPVLNVADLFRSAFADQAPSQPMGEPAPRAQAARLSVLVAEDSITSRTLLKNILEASGFRVRTAIDGLDALTQLKTEQFDVVVSDVEMPRMDGFQLTAAVRSDSRFAALPVILVTGLESRVDRERGIDVGASAYLVKSSFDQSGLIDVIRKLT, from the coding sequence ATGGGTGACACAGAAGCCCTGATGAGGGAATTGCTGGAGACCTTCGAGCTGGAGGCGCAGGAGCACATAGGCGCCCTCGCCACGCTCCTGGTCGCCCTCGAGCGCGAAAACGACAAGGCTGAGCAGGCGCGCCTGGTCGAGAGCGTCTTGCGGCGCGCGCATACCCTCAAGGGGGCGGCTCACGCGGTGAACCTCGTCACCGTGGCCCATGGGTGCCAGGAGCTGGAAAGCCTCCTGGCGTCGTTGAAGCGCGGGGAGATCTCCCTCGACCTCGACCTTTTCGACCGCCTGCACCGGGACATCGACGCCGTCGCCGGCGAGATCACCAGCGCCAGGGAAAGCTTGACTCCCCCGGACGCCGCCTCCGCTGTTACCGTTGGCGGCTTGGAACCGATCGCGGCGGCGGACCAGGCAGAGCCCCATGACACATCCGCGGGAGCAGAGCCTACCCAGGCGCCCTTCCCCGAGCCGCTAAAGGAGCGTGCGCCGAAGGTTCCTCCCCTGGCGTCCCCCAGCGCCGAGCCTGCCGCGCATGCCCCAGAGGCTGCAACTGCCGCGCCCTCAGCACGCCCCGCGCCGCGCGGCCCCTCCGACGAGACGGTCAAGGTTTCGGCGCGCCTTTTGGAGTCGCTGCTGCTGCAGTCCGAGGAGCTCGTTTCGGCGAAGCTCTCCGCCGCCTTGCTGCACGAGGAAGCGGCAGCCCTTGCCGCCGAGCTTTCCGCGCGCGGCGGCGAGCGTTTGCGGGCCATGGAGTCGGCGAGAAAGGCGCTCAAGCAGGCGCCGATGCCGCAGGAGAAAACGCTGGCCCTGCTGGTCGAGCATGGTTGGCAGAACGAGAAGGCGCTGGAAGGACGGCTGCGCCATCTGGAAAAAGGGGCCGAGAAGAACCTCAGGACGCTGAGCGGCATGGTGGATCCGCTTCTTGGCGAGCTGAAGAAACTGCACCTGCTCCCCTTCTCCTCCCTGGCGGAGCCCTTTTTCAAGATGGTACGCGACCTGGCCCGGCAGCTGGACAAGGAAGCAGAGCTTAACTGCGAAGGGACGGAGCTCGAACTCGACCGCCGCATCCTCGCGGAGCTGAAGGAGCCGCTCTTGCACCTGGTGCGCAACATGCTCGACCACGGCATCGAGACGCCGGCCGAGCGCAGGCTCGCAGGTAAGCCGGAAAAAGGGAAGCTGGGCATAGAGCTGAAGCTCAAAGACGCGAACCGCGCCGAACTCACGGTGAGCGACGACGGCTGCGGCATCGATCTCTCCCAGGTAAGGGAAGCGGCTTCACGGCTGGAGCTCGCCTCGCGGGAGGCCCTGGAACTGACGCCGGACCACGAACTGCTCCAGCTCATCTTCGAATCGGGCGTCTCCACCAGCAAGATCGTCAGCAGCATTTCCGGGCGCGGGGTGGGGCTCGCCATCGTGCGCGAGGCGCTGGAAAGGCTGGGGGGGCACGTAACCGTGGAGAGCGCACGGGGGACGGGAACCCGCTTCCACCTCCACTTCCCCCTCTCCTTCGCCATGATGCGTGCCCTCCAGGTGCAGGTCGCCGGCCGGGACTGCTTCCTGCCGGCCGCCAACGTCGAGACCAGCGGCCGCGTGGCGCCGGACCAGGTGAAAAGGGTGGAGAACCGCGACACGGTCCTTTTGGGTGGCGAGGTGCTGGCCCTGATCCCGCTTTCGCGCCTTTTGGGGTTGTCAGCGCCTGCCGACCCTGAGCGCGTAGTGAGCTTCGTGGTGCTGCGCGCCGCCGACAGACGGATCGCCTTCTCCGTGGACCAGGTGGTCGGGGTGCAGGAGATCCTGTTAAAGCCGCTGGGAAGCCAGCTCTCCCGGGTGAGAAACGTCGCCGGCGGCACCGTGTCCGGCGACGGCCGAGTGGTCCCGGTCTTGAACGTGGCCGACCTGTTCCGTTCCGCCTTCGCCGACCAGGCGCCTTCACAGCCCATGGGTGAGCCGGCTCCCCGGGCGCAGGCGGCGCGGCTTTCGGTGCTGGTAGCCGAGGATTCCATCACCTCGCGCACGCTTTTGAAGAACATCCTGGAGGCATCGGGGTTCCGGGTGCGCACCGCCATCGACGGCTTGGATGCGCTGACCCAGCTTAAAACCGAGCAGTTCGACGTGGTGGTATCCGACGTGGAGATGCCGCGCATGGACGGCTTCCAGCTCACCGCAGCCGTCAGAAGCGACAGCCGGTTCGCCGCCCTGCCGGTGATCCTGGTGACTGGGCTCGAATCCCGCGTCGACCGGGAACGCGGCATCGACGTGGGCGCAAGCGCCTACCTGGTGAAAAGCAGCTTCGACCAAAGCGGCTTGATTGACGTGATACGAAAACTGACCTGA
- a CDS encoding acyl carrier protein phosphodiesterase, with translation MNYLFHLYLSGDDPGILTGNFMGDFVKGPLDGRFPPSLTRGIQLHRRIDSFAQNDPHFTRSRQTLSPHFGLYRGILVDLYYDHFLATNWESLTEEPLPRFLKRARHAVEGNRRHLPERLQDLVPVIFENMIPSYLSVEGVGKALARMSRRIARQNPLAEGGEELTRHYFSLQEDFRSFLPTVRAYAEEIRSAVPPA, from the coding sequence ATGAACTACCTGTTCCATCTCTACCTTTCCGGGGACGACCCCGGCATCCTCACCGGAAACTTCATGGGCGACTTCGTCAAAGGGCCGCTCGACGGGCGTTTCCCCCCTTCCCTCACCCGCGGCATCCAACTGCACCGGCGCATCGACTCCTTCGCACAGAACGATCCGCATTTCACCCGCAGCAGACAGACGCTCTCACCCCACTTCGGACTCTACCGCGGCATCCTGGTGGACCTTTACTACGACCATTTCCTCGCCACGAACTGGGAGAGCCTGACTGAGGAGCCGCTGCCGCGTTTCCTTAAGCGCGCGCGCCATGCGGTGGAGGGAAACCGCCGCCACCTTCCCGAACGGCTGCAGGACCTTGTACCGGTCATCTTCGAGAACATGATCCCCTCGTATTTGAGCGTCGAAGGGGTGGGGAAAGCTCTTGCCCGCATGTCCAGGAGGATCGCCAGGCAGAACCCGCTGGCGGAAGGCGGAGAGGAGCTTACCCGCCACTACTTTTCATTGCAAGAGGATTTCCGCTCCTTTCTCCCGACGGTGCGCGCCTATGCCGAGGAGATCAGAAGTGCGGTCCCGCCCGCCTAG
- a CDS encoding chemotaxis protein CheW, translating into MAAGKIDWDDLIKRQEKAFAAAGGGAITPEKEQAVLRERARLLAQRPEKDRESAESIDALVFVLSGESYAVESAYVLETLPLGDFTPLFSTPPFVLGVTNLRGRIVSIIDLRRFFDLPAIGLSDLNRVVLVSNGSMEFGILADAIVGMRSLDKASLKPTPETFTGIREEFVAGVSAERLALLDLGKIMTDARIVVHEEVA; encoded by the coding sequence ATGGCAGCGGGCAAGATAGACTGGGACGACCTGATCAAACGCCAGGAGAAAGCCTTCGCCGCGGCGGGGGGAGGCGCCATCACCCCCGAAAAGGAGCAAGCCGTCCTCCGCGAGCGTGCGCGCCTTCTAGCACAAAGACCTGAAAAGGACCGGGAGTCCGCCGAAAGCATTGACGCCCTTGTCTTCGTTCTGTCCGGCGAAAGCTACGCGGTCGAATCGGCCTACGTCCTGGAGACGCTGCCGCTTGGCGACTTCACCCCGCTTTTCAGCACGCCTCCTTTCGTGCTCGGGGTCACCAACCTGCGCGGCCGCATCGTCTCCATCATCGACCTGCGGCGCTTCTTCGACCTGCCCGCCATCGGCCTCTCCGACTTGAACCGGGTCGTCCTGGTGAGTAACGGCAGCATGGAGTTCGGAATCCTGGCCGACGCCATCGTGGGGATGCGCTCGCTCGACAAGGCATCCTTGAAGCCCACCCCGGAGACCTTCACCGGCATCAGGGAGGAGTTCGTGGCGGGTGTCTCGGCGGAACGGCTCGCCCTGCTGGACCTGGGGAAGATCATGACCGATGCGAGGATAGTGGTGCACGAAGAGGTGGCTTAA
- a CDS encoding HAMP domain-containing methyl-accepting chemotaxis protein, whose protein sequence is MKATNGGSMLNNLKIRSRLIAGFGALVFFLVLIGALSLKNLKAQGDLMTEFHEHPFTVTNAIRSVDANVVRMHRSMKDVVLYARDAEDLEASLADIEASERIVYRDLALVRERFLGDKGKIDQIKESMDKWKQVRAHTIELVRQGKIAESVAFHKNYARRMVAGIDAQVNEVLKFATSKADSFVEESQKNQRTIFAVTAILVLLAGALAVWTAFAITSSITAPLDQAVQAAERLSQGDVSVEIHSDAGDELGQLLRAMEKMVLSLRRMGETANQIALGDLDTEVIPASERDVFGLAMSNMVASLKRLAASADRIASGDLTIDVVPASPKDRLGNSFSQMTRNLRELSLEIRAVVNVLAGSAAEIMTTVSQLASSSAQTATSISETNATVQEIRQTTDLTSQKSRQVYESANRAVQVAKEGRESVSSAIDGMQGIDERMGFIAERIVNLSEQSQAIGEIIATVADLAEQSNLLAVNAAIEAAKAGEHGKGFAVVAQEVKNLATQSKQATSQVRSIIGQIQKATTAAVLATEQGSKAVEAGVKQSGEAGESIRVLASSIEESSNATLQIVTSTQEQAIGMDQIAIAIHSINQASDQNVEGSRQIEAAARNLYELNQKLQELVSGYKVA, encoded by the coding sequence ATGAAAGCAACCAACGGGGGTTCCATGCTGAACAATCTGAAAATCCGCTCCAGGCTCATCGCCGGCTTTGGCGCGCTCGTCTTCTTCCTGGTGCTGATCGGGGCGCTCTCCCTGAAGAACCTGAAGGCTCAGGGAGATCTGATGACCGAGTTCCACGAACACCCCTTCACCGTCACCAACGCCATACGCTCGGTCGACGCCAACGTGGTGAGGATGCACAGGTCCATGAAGGACGTGGTGCTCTACGCCCGGGACGCCGAGGATCTGGAAGCGTCGCTCGCTGATATCGAAGCCAGCGAAAGGATCGTCTACCGCGACCTCGCCCTGGTCAGGGAGCGCTTCCTCGGCGACAAGGGGAAGATCGACCAGATCAAGGAGTCGATGGACAAGTGGAAACAGGTGCGCGCGCATACCATTGAACTGGTACGCCAGGGGAAGATCGCCGAGTCGGTCGCCTTCCACAAGAACTACGCGAGGCGCATGGTCGCGGGGATCGACGCCCAGGTGAACGAGGTGCTTAAGTTCGCCACCAGCAAGGCAGATAGCTTCGTTGAGGAATCGCAGAAAAACCAGCGCACCATCTTCGCCGTCACCGCGATCCTGGTGCTTTTGGCCGGAGCTCTTGCCGTCTGGACCGCGTTCGCCATCACATCCTCCATCACCGCTCCGCTGGACCAGGCGGTGCAGGCCGCGGAAAGACTCTCCCAGGGGGACGTGTCGGTGGAGATCCACAGCGACGCCGGCGACGAACTCGGGCAGCTGCTGCGCGCCATGGAGAAGATGGTGCTGTCGCTGCGCCGGATGGGAGAGACAGCGAACCAGATCGCTCTGGGAGACCTGGACACCGAGGTTATCCCGGCCTCGGAGCGGGACGTCTTCGGCCTGGCCATGTCGAACATGGTGGCGTCGCTGAAAAGGCTTGCCGCCAGCGCCGACCGCATCGCCTCGGGGGACCTCACCATCGACGTAGTCCCCGCCTCCCCCAAGGACCGGCTCGGCAACTCCTTCAGCCAGATGACCCGGAACCTTCGGGAGTTGAGCCTGGAGATCCGAGCGGTGGTGAACGTCCTGGCCGGGTCGGCCGCCGAGATCATGACCACGGTGAGCCAGCTCGCCTCCAGTTCCGCCCAGACCGCGACCTCCATCTCCGAGACCAACGCCACGGTGCAGGAGATCCGCCAGACCACCGACCTCACCTCGCAAAAGTCGAGGCAGGTCTACGAGAGCGCCAACCGCGCGGTGCAGGTCGCCAAGGAGGGGCGCGAGTCGGTATCCAGCGCCATCGACGGCATGCAGGGGATCGACGAGCGCATGGGCTTCATCGCTGAGCGCATCGTCAATTTGAGCGAGCAGAGCCAGGCCATCGGCGAGATCATCGCCACCGTGGCCGACCTCGCCGAACAATCGAACCTCCTTGCGGTGAACGCCGCCATCGAGGCGGCCAAAGCCGGCGAGCACGGCAAGGGATTCGCCGTCGTGGCCCAGGAGGTGAAGAACCTGGCCACCCAGTCGAAACAGGCGACCTCGCAGGTCAGGAGCATCATCGGACAGATCCAGAAGGCGACCACCGCTGCGGTCCTCGCCACCGAACAGGGGAGCAAGGCCGTCGAGGCAGGCGTGAAGCAGTCCGGCGAAGCGGGCGAGTCGATCCGCGTGCTCGCCTCCAGCATCGAGGAATCCTCCAACGCCACGCTGCAGATCGTCACCTCCACCCAGGAGCAGGCGATCGGCATGGACCAGATCGCCATCGCCATCCACAGCATCAATCAGGCGAGCGACCAGAACGTCGAGGGTTCGCGCCAGATCGAGGCGGCGGCCCGTAACCTCTACGAACTGAACCAGAAGCTCCAAGAGCTGGTAAGCGGGTATAAGGTGGCATAA
- a CDS encoding CheR family methyltransferase, with translation MHKFAHMVTTKLGLHFPPERLAELARKMAPLAKDAGWEELDGYLHWLMSQPLSLEQTKALALALTIGETYFLRDPKSYRAFQQHLLPKLLAAKGSDKSLKIWSAGCSSGEEPYSIAILLTRALADLADWKVTLLGTDINPQALERARCGTYSKWSFRNAPGWLMNYFTQLPDGNYQIEPHIRKMVRFAHLNLVDPGEKTWSQAQGMDFIFCRNVMLYFHPEQIRETVARLHAALNDGGWLFLGPTEVDHQALEGFTCLHCDGTLVLQKRPLPAKAQLSALSGPAVAAPSPFSAQLWSEGAEPGSARKDEAAAEAESPLERAFALYSAGNYEEAARMAMSTPASADKAEALALAARSYANIGRFDPARDCCEAAVALDRLSAPNHYLLSIILEQQGDGEGAVRSLRNALYVDHDFLLGWFALGNLCRQRGELREAEQSFANALRLLQRRDPHEVLPEAEGMTAGRLMQLISDIA, from the coding sequence ATGCATAAGTTCGCCCACATGGTGACGACAAAGCTGGGGCTCCACTTTCCGCCCGAGCGTCTGGCTGAGTTGGCCCGGAAGATGGCGCCGCTGGCGAAGGATGCGGGCTGGGAGGAACTGGACGGCTACCTGCACTGGCTCATGTCGCAGCCGCTCTCCCTGGAGCAGACCAAGGCGCTGGCCCTGGCGCTCACCATCGGCGAGACCTATTTTCTGCGCGACCCCAAGAGCTACCGGGCCTTCCAGCAGCATCTGCTCCCTAAGCTCTTGGCGGCCAAAGGTTCGGACAAAAGCCTCAAGATCTGGAGCGCCGGCTGTTCCTCCGGAGAGGAGCCGTACTCGATCGCCATACTGCTTACCCGTGCCCTGGCCGACCTGGCCGACTGGAAGGTGACCCTGCTCGGAACCGACATCAACCCCCAGGCGTTGGAGCGGGCCCGATGCGGAACCTACAGCAAATGGTCCTTCCGGAACGCGCCGGGGTGGCTCATGAATTACTTCACCCAGCTCCCTGACGGGAACTACCAGATCGAGCCGCATATCCGCAAGATGGTGCGCTTCGCGCATCTGAACTTGGTCGATCCCGGGGAAAAGACATGGTCGCAGGCCCAAGGGATGGACTTCATCTTCTGCCGCAACGTGATGCTTTACTTTCATCCGGAGCAGATACGGGAGACGGTCGCGAGACTGCACGCAGCTCTCAACGACGGCGGCTGGCTCTTCCTGGGGCCGACGGAGGTGGACCACCAGGCGCTTGAGGGTTTTACCTGCCTGCACTGCGACGGCACCCTGGTGCTGCAAAAGCGCCCTCTCCCGGCCAAAGCGCAACTCTCGGCGCTGTCCGGACCTGCCGTGGCCGCCCCCTCCCCTTTTTCCGCGCAGCTTTGGTCCGAAGGCGCGGAGCCGGGAAGCGCGCGGAAAGACGAGGCAGCCGCCGAAGCAGAGTCGCCCCTGGAGCGGGCCTTTGCGCTTTACAGCGCCGGGAATTACGAGGAAGCGGCGCGGATGGCGATGAGCACCCCGGCAAGCGCAGACAAGGCCGAAGCGCTGGCGCTCGCGGCGCGCTCCTATGCCAACATCGGCCGTTTCGACCCCGCTCGCGACTGCTGCGAAGCCGCCGTGGCGCTGGACCGGCTCAGCGCACCCAACCATTACCTCCTGTCCATCATCCTGGAGCAGCAGGGGGACGGCGAGGGAGCGGTGAGATCGCTCAGAAACGCGCTCTACGTCGATCACGACTTCCTGCTGGGTTGGTTTGCCCTGGGAAACCTCTGCCGGCAGCGCGGGGAACTAAGGGAAGCGGAACAGAGCTTCGCCAACGCGCTGCGCCTTTTGCAGCGGCGCGACCCCCACGAGGTGCTGCCGGAGGCAGAGGGGATGACTGCGGGAAGGCTGATGCAGCTGATCAGCGACATCGCCTAA